One stretch of Carassius carassius chromosome 18, fCarCar2.1, whole genome shotgun sequence DNA includes these proteins:
- the srp9 gene encoding signal recognition particle 9 kDa protein: MPYYQTWEEFARAAEKLYLTDPMKVRVVLKYRHCDGNLCLKVTDDAVCLQYKTDQAQDVKKIEKLHGKLMRLMVSKESHSGAMETD; encoded by the exons ATGCCTTATTATCAGACGTGGGAAGAGTTTGCGCGAGCGGCAGAAAAACTTTACCTTACGGATCCAATGAAG GTCAGAGTGGTTCTGAAATATCGACACTGTGATGGAAATCTCTGTCTGAAAGTCACAGATGATGCTGTG TGTCTGCAGTACAAAACCGACCAAGCCCAAGATGTAAAGAAGATCGAGAAACTGCATGGGAAGCTGATGAGATTAATGGTCTCCAAAGAGTCCCACAGTGGGGCCATGGAGACGGACTGA